The following coding sequences are from one Oncorhynchus clarkii lewisi isolate Uvic-CL-2024 chromosome 20, UVic_Ocla_1.0, whole genome shotgun sequence window:
- the LOC139375719 gene encoding retinal rod rhodopsin-sensitive cGMP 3',5'-cyclic phosphodiesterase subunit gamma yields the protein MNLEVPKLEIKSATRVTGGPATPRKGPPKFKQRQTRQFKSKPPKKGIQGFGDDIPGMEGLGTDITVICPWEAFNHLELSELAKYGII from the exons ATGAATCTCGAGGTCCCCAAGTTGGAGATCAAGTCTGCCACCCGTGTCACTGGAGGCCCTGCAACACCACGCAAGGGACCCCCTAAATTCAAGCAGAGGCAGACTCGCCAGTTCAAGAGCAAGCCCCCCAAGAAGGGAATTCAGGG CTTTGGCGATGACATCCCTGGAATGGAGGGCTTAGGCACTG ACATCACAGTAATCTGCCCCTGGGAGGCCTTCAACCACCTGGAGCTTAGTGAACTGGCCAAATATGGTATCATCTAA